One Pseudorhodoplanes sinuspersici DNA segment encodes these proteins:
- a CDS encoding SDR family NAD(P)-dependent oxidoreductase codes for MTGIDIPALQFPKVALVTGGSSGIGKATAARLAAMGSAVVVGYNSGSARAQEVVDGLQVAGRQDPPHCAMRIAIDETDSIAEAAAAVEKLYGRLDALINCGGATTPVPLNDLDKLTDAIFDKTVTINLRGPFAMMRAFRPLLEHGTAPAIINISSIAARTGLGSSLAYLAAKAGVDALTVALAKILAPKIRVFSVSPAGVDTDFVPGRSREQLQKTAEKLPLAHITTPDDVARAVVACIVHLTSSTGIVVPVDEGRHL; via the coding sequence ATGACCGGCATCGACATTCCGGCACTGCAATTTCCGAAGGTCGCACTGGTCACCGGCGGCAGCAGCGGTATCGGCAAAGCAACGGCGGCGCGCCTTGCCGCGATGGGGTCGGCCGTCGTGGTCGGCTACAACAGCGGCAGTGCGAGGGCGCAGGAGGTCGTAGACGGCTTGCAGGTCGCGGGCCGACAGGATCCGCCGCATTGCGCCATGCGCATCGCCATCGATGAGACCGATTCCATCGCAGAGGCTGCCGCCGCCGTGGAAAAGCTGTACGGGCGGCTCGATGCATTGATCAATTGCGGCGGCGCCACTACGCCGGTTCCGCTCAACGATCTCGACAAGCTCACCGACGCTATTTTCGACAAAACTGTTACGATCAATCTGCGGGGACCATTCGCCATGATGCGCGCCTTCCGGCCATTGCTGGAGCACGGCACGGCTCCAGCGATCATCAATATTTCCTCGATCGCGGCCCGGACCGGATTGGGCAGCAGCCTGGCTTATCTGGCGGCAAAGGCGGGGGTAGACGCACTCACCGTCGCACTGGCGAAAATCTTGGCGCCGAAAATCCGCGTCTTCTCCGTCTCGCCAGCGGGCGTCGATACCGATTTCGTGCCAGGGCGCAGCCGCGAGCAGCTGCAGAAAACCGCTGAGAAGCTTCCGCTCGCCCACATCACCACGCCGGACGATGTCGCAAGGGCGGTGGTGGCCTGCATCGTCCATCTCACGAGCTCGACCGGAATTGTCGTGCCGGTCGATGAGGGCCGGCACCTTTAA
- a CDS encoding class I adenylate-forming enzyme family protein, with protein sequence MMSALNEEGDLLKRILSHGLERPGDEALRCGSASLDWQSLRETVLETAGTFVQAATEGGGRIGLFGATSVELVVAYLAIVAAGGCAVPLPVSAHRDALSGMIADCEPDFVIVHQESEQLAGDVANVPVFALTPGGEFPRSFGRSAPLEHARSCEPHADFNIIYSSGTTGLAKGIVHSHAMRYRQAARSLFGIDQGSTMLLATPLYSNTTLMPLLATLFHGGRVILMPKFDAELYLDLAESERVTHTMLVPVQYQRILDSDGFAKRDLSAFRMKQCTGAPLPAAVKRAAVERWPGRFFEIYGLTEGGCTCILDVSEFPHKAHTVGKPAAGNDIRIIDEDGQFLPAGKRGEIVGRSATMMSGYFRNKAANQAFYWRDGEGTVFHRTGDIGLFDEDGFLVLLDRKKDMIISGGFNIYASDLEEKLLSHPDVAEAAVIAVPSERWGETPLGLVVVKEKAAVDLDQLLEWTNAQLGKMQRLSAIEQRETLPRSNVGKILKQELRRPYWESHV encoded by the coding sequence ATGATGTCGGCACTGAACGAGGAAGGCGACCTTTTAAAGAGAATACTCTCGCACGGGCTCGAGCGGCCAGGCGATGAAGCGCTGCGCTGCGGAAGCGCAAGCCTTGATTGGCAGTCACTTCGAGAAACAGTGCTCGAGACCGCTGGGACTTTCGTTCAGGCGGCGACCGAAGGCGGAGGCCGCATTGGGCTTTTCGGCGCGACGAGCGTCGAACTTGTCGTCGCTTACCTGGCAATTGTCGCTGCCGGCGGGTGTGCCGTGCCGCTGCCAGTCTCGGCCCATCGCGACGCTCTCTCTGGCATGATCGCCGACTGCGAACCAGATTTCGTTATTGTTCACCAGGAGAGTGAGCAACTCGCAGGCGATGTTGCCAACGTGCCGGTTTTTGCGCTCACCCCGGGCGGGGAATTCCCTCGCAGCTTCGGGCGCAGTGCACCTCTGGAGCATGCGCGTAGCTGTGAGCCGCACGCAGACTTCAACATCATCTACAGTTCGGGAACGACGGGCCTTGCCAAAGGCATCGTTCACTCGCACGCGATGCGATACCGGCAAGCTGCCAGAAGCCTCTTTGGAATCGACCAGGGCAGCACGATGCTGCTCGCCACGCCGCTTTACTCAAACACAACCCTGATGCCGTTGCTCGCCACCTTATTCCATGGCGGACGCGTGATCCTGATGCCGAAGTTCGACGCCGAACTTTACCTCGACCTCGCGGAATCCGAGCGGGTGACGCACACCATGCTGGTGCCGGTGCAGTATCAACGGATTCTGGATTCGGACGGTTTTGCGAAACGCGACCTCTCTGCATTCCGGATGAAGCAATGTACCGGCGCGCCATTACCTGCGGCGGTCAAGCGTGCGGCAGTCGAGCGATGGCCAGGCCGCTTTTTTGAAATCTATGGCCTGACGGAGGGCGGCTGTACCTGCATTCTTGACGTCTCCGAATTTCCCCATAAGGCGCACACCGTTGGCAAGCCGGCAGCAGGAAATGACATACGGATCATCGACGAGGACGGGCAATTTCTCCCGGCCGGAAAGCGCGGCGAAATTGTCGGGCGCTCGGCGACGATGATGTCGGGTTATTTCCGCAACAAAGCAGCCAATCAGGCATTCTATTGGCGCGACGGGGAAGGGACCGTCTTCCATCGGACCGGCGATATCGGACTGTTCGACGAGGACGGTTTCCTCGTCTTGCTCGACCGCAAGAAAGACATGATCATCTCTGGCGGCTTCAACATCTATGCGAGCGACCTGGAGGAAAAGCTGCTGTCGCATCCGGATGTGGCGGAAGCTGCGGTCATCGCAGTGCCCAGCGAGCGATGGGGCGAGACACCGCTCGGATTGGTGGTGGTCAAGGAAAAGGCGGCTGTTGATCTCGACCAATTGTTGGAATGGACCAATGCGCAGCTCGGGAAGATGCAGCGGCTTTCGGCCATAGAACAGCGCGAAACATTGCCCCGATCGAATGTCGGGAAAATCCTGAAGCAGGAGCTTCGACGGCCCTATTGGGAGAGCCACGTATGA
- a CDS encoding MaoC family dehydratase, with protein sequence MLIVEHAIDLQRHAGRPIGSSQWFTIEQRHISDFARLTGDDNWIHVDAERAARELPDGKTIAHGLYVLSLIPWLQRNIFAIRRRGRGLNYGYDRVRFLTPVQAGSRIRLTMSLVQATRHAAGARVELESMVDVEGSDKPALIARSIILIEDE encoded by the coding sequence ATGCTGATTGTCGAACACGCAATCGACCTGCAGCGCCATGCTGGGCGTCCGATAGGATCGTCGCAATGGTTCACAATAGAGCAGCGACACATTAGTGACTTCGCGCGGCTGACGGGAGATGACAACTGGATTCACGTCGACGCCGAACGCGCGGCGCGCGAATTGCCGGACGGAAAGACGATTGCGCATGGTCTTTACGTTCTTTCGCTGATCCCATGGCTCCAACGCAATATTTTTGCGATTCGCAGGCGTGGCCGCGGCCTCAACTATGGCTATGACCGCGTACGCTTCCTGACGCCCGTTCAGGCCGGCAGTCGCATCAGGCTGACCATGTCACTTGTTCAGGCCACCCGGCATGCGGCCGGTGCGCGCGTCGAATTGGAATCGATGGTGGATGTCGAAGGGTCTGACAAACCGGCCCTGATCGCCAGGAGCATCATTTTGATCGAGGACGAATGA
- a CDS encoding NAD(P)H-quinone oxidoreductase yields MMRAIEIERPGGPEVLRMIEMPRPQAKGGGVVIRVLAAAVNRPDIQQRRGLYPPPPGASPLPGLDVAGVVEEVGPEVSNVKVGDCVCALVNGGGYAEFCSVPALQCMPIPRGLTFAEAASLPEVFFTAWNNVFWLGRLAHGETLLIQGGTSGVGLAAIQIARELRDATVIATAGTAQKRQVCLETGAHYATDYRGDWESEVRRVTGGEGVDVVLDAQAGDYTQKQLDLLKPDGRLVFIASHLGETAEVNIRAVVRRRLTLTGSTLRPRPASYKGAIASELVQYVWPLIEKGRIVSKIHALFPWEQVREAHDLLDRNEQIGKVVLLVDLQQAQSVPDRLMRSESI; encoded by the coding sequence ATGATGCGCGCGATTGAAATCGAACGCCCGGGCGGTCCCGAGGTGTTGCGGATGATCGAAATGCCGCGTCCGCAAGCGAAGGGTGGCGGAGTGGTGATCCGCGTTCTTGCCGCCGCTGTAAACCGTCCGGACATACAGCAGCGTCGCGGCCTTTATCCACCGCCGCCCGGCGCGTCTCCTCTTCCGGGTCTCGATGTGGCCGGCGTTGTTGAAGAAGTAGGGCCAGAGGTCAGCAATGTGAAAGTTGGCGATTGCGTGTGCGCGCTTGTTAATGGCGGTGGCTATGCCGAGTTTTGCAGCGTGCCGGCATTGCAATGCATGCCGATTCCGCGCGGTCTGACATTCGCTGAGGCGGCGTCGCTACCGGAAGTCTTCTTCACTGCCTGGAACAACGTCTTTTGGCTTGGACGGCTCGCACACGGCGAGACGCTTCTGATCCAGGGCGGGACGAGCGGCGTCGGCCTGGCAGCGATCCAGATTGCCCGCGAGTTGCGCGACGCCACTGTCATTGCGACCGCCGGCACGGCGCAGAAGCGGCAAGTCTGTCTTGAGACCGGCGCGCATTACGCGACTGACTATCGCGGCGACTGGGAAAGCGAAGTCAGGCGCGTCACCGGTGGCGAAGGCGTCGATGTCGTGCTCGATGCGCAGGCCGGTGACTACACGCAGAAGCAGCTCGACCTTCTCAAACCGGATGGGCGCCTGGTCTTCATTGCGAGCCATCTTGGCGAGACTGCCGAAGTCAACATCCGGGCTGTCGTTCGCCGCCGGCTGACATTGACGGGTTCCACATTGCGGCCGCGGCCTGCCTCCTACAAGGGGGCGATTGCGTCCGAACTGGTGCAATACGTTTGGCCGCTCATTGAGAAAGGCCGCATCGTGAGCAAAATCCACGCTCTGTTTCCATGGGAGCAGGTCCGGGAAGCACATGATCTGCTCGATCGAAACGAGCAGATCGGCAAGGTGGTGCTCCTGGTCGATCTGCAGCAAGCGCAAAGTGTTCCGGACCGGCTGATGCGCTCAGAGTCCATCTGA
- a CDS encoding DUF6282 family protein — MASVTYREEARALIAQVDDATANRLLQGALDLHVHSGPSTMPRQVDHFQAVEEAAAAGMRGILFKDHHYSVAPFIPLMDRVLGHHNVAMFSGLVLNNSTGGLNPFVVDAQLKQGAKLIWMPTAQSANHIRSSSRKQRLVSNVKLKPSPGLTVVDSYGEILDVVKEILDSIAEFDAILSSGHLHVWEIWKLFAEAKKRGVKRLLVNHPMYGLHFTYDDIKEMAEFGALIEQSACLYVDSRFNVFSPRELKEHILAAGVAHSSIGSDLGQVDNPTPVEGMRQAIKLCIALGFSEDDVRTMVRDNPATIVGLQVA, encoded by the coding sequence GTGGCTTCGGTGACATATCGGGAAGAGGCGCGTGCGCTGATCGCGCAGGTCGATGACGCGACGGCGAACAGGTTGCTGCAAGGTGCGCTGGACCTGCATGTCCATTCCGGACCCTCGACGATGCCGCGGCAGGTCGACCACTTCCAGGCTGTCGAAGAGGCGGCGGCCGCCGGAATGAGAGGCATTTTATTCAAAGACCATCACTATTCCGTCGCGCCCTTCATTCCCCTCATGGATCGGGTGCTGGGGCATCACAACGTTGCAATGTTCAGCGGTCTCGTTCTCAACAACAGCACCGGCGGCCTGAATCCTTTTGTTGTCGATGCCCAGCTCAAGCAGGGAGCAAAGCTGATCTGGATGCCGACGGCGCAATCAGCCAACCACATCCGCAGCTCCAGCCGCAAGCAGCGGCTCGTCTCCAATGTGAAGCTGAAGCCGTCGCCAGGTCTCACCGTGGTGGACAGCTATGGCGAGATCCTCGATGTTGTGAAGGAGATTCTGGACTCCATTGCAGAATTCGATGCCATCCTTTCATCCGGTCATTTGCATGTCTGGGAAATCTGGAAGCTCTTTGCGGAGGCGAAGAAGCGCGGCGTGAAGCGGCTGCTGGTCAACCATCCGATGTATGGCCTGCATTTCACTTACGATGACATCAAGGAGATGGCCGAGTTTGGCGCATTGATCGAGCAATCGGCCTGCCTCTATGTCGATTCCCGGTTCAATGTCTTTTCTCCCCGGGAGCTGAAGGAGCACATCCTCGCGGCGGGTGTTGCGCATTCCTCGATCGGTTCGGATCTGGGGCAGGTTGACAATCCGACGCCGGTCGAAGGGATGAGACAGGCAATAAAGCTGTGCATCGCGCTCGGATTTTCGGAAGACGACGTCAGGACGATGGTTCGTGACAATCCGGCCACAATCGTTGGCCTCCAGGTGGCCTGA
- a CDS encoding IclR family transcriptional regulator domain-containing protein, producing MKVLQEMNLQPYTSIAHLHARTGLPKATLVRILKTLEDLGYVENDQRLGGYQVSALVGSLSSGFHKEPMVVEAGRPWAVAFTRRHQWPVSISLLDQNAMVVRFSTVPDSSMSPFHKTVNMRLPLLTRGMGLAYLAFTPKEEFDLIVEMLRRSDDPEDNLAQDMDKLDRLVQQVRRQGYASRAKHVEPRNSNTIAVPIMNEVGRVVASFGLTYFTAALSESEACKRYVPVLKSTSAEITQDLARIARTSSGWSSDRALADDAAAANHSTGA from the coding sequence ATGAAGGTATTGCAGGAAATGAACCTGCAGCCCTACACCTCGATCGCTCATCTTCATGCCCGGACCGGCCTGCCCAAGGCGACGCTGGTCCGGATCCTCAAGACGCTGGAGGATCTGGGCTATGTCGAGAACGACCAGAGGCTCGGAGGCTATCAGGTCAGCGCACTGGTGGGTTCGCTGAGTTCGGGCTTTCACAAGGAGCCGATGGTCGTCGAGGCCGGCAGGCCATGGGCCGTCGCGTTCACGCGCAGGCATCAGTGGCCAGTCTCGATCTCGTTACTCGACCAGAATGCAATGGTCGTGCGCTTTAGCACAGTGCCCGACAGTTCGATGTCACCCTTCCACAAGACGGTCAACATGCGCCTGCCGTTGCTGACGCGCGGCATGGGCCTGGCGTATTTGGCTTTCACGCCGAAGGAGGAATTCGATCTGATCGTCGAGATGCTTCGTCGATCGGACGATCCAGAAGACAACCTGGCGCAGGATATGGACAAACTTGATCGGCTGGTTCAGCAAGTCCGGCGGCAAGGCTACGCATCGCGAGCCAAACATGTCGAGCCGAGAAACTCGAACACGATCGCCGTGCCGATCATGAACGAGGTGGGGCGCGTGGTGGCGAGCTTCGGCCTGACGTATTTCACTGCCGCGCTATCCGAGTCAGAGGCGTGCAAGCGCTATGTGCCCGTACTGAAGTCGACCTCAGCCGAAATAACTCAGGATCTCGCCAGGATCGCACGAACCTCCTCTGGATGGTCTTCAGACAGGGCTCTTGCCGACGATGCGGCAGCGGCCAATCACTCGACGGGTGCCTGA